The genomic interval GTGGGCTTCCCCGCCCCTTATCAGGGGGACTTTAAGAGGAACTGCGTAAGTCGTATCTAATTTGGATAACTATCTCATTTGCAATTCGGGTAAAAATTGGGTATAATATCTGTTGATAGACGCATTCGACAGTGCTAACGCATGTTGTTTCACTGCCAGGTTTTTTAATGATTCGGTCTTCGCCCCGCGTTCTGCTTCGCTTACACGCAGGTCCCTGGTGGTACTAAACCCGAAGCCTGCAACAATACGCAGAAATACCCAAGTAAAAACACGCAGGCGACTCGTACACGAAGATCATCAAAGTTCTAACGGACGTTAATTATCCGCAAGGTAAAATTAAAAAATGAGAACCGCAAAACTGATGACGATGGGCTGTAAGGTCAATCAATACGATACGCAATCCATGCGCGAGACACTTCGACGCAATGGATATACGATTATTGATAATGAGACTTCTCAACAACAGACCGACCTCTATCTCATCAATACATGCACCGTAACAAACACCGCCGATCAAAAAGCCCGGCAAGTCATTCGGAGAGCGATTCGCAAGCACCCGAACGCAAAAGTGCTCGTTACAGGTTGCTACGCGGAAAGCGACCGTGAGGCGATTGAAGAGATACCGGGTGTAACGTTCGTTTTCGGCAACCGAGAAAAGGCGGATTTTCAGCAGTATCTTGACGTTCTACATACCGAAACATCATCTGAAGCGCGGTTAGAAGCCTCGCCAGCCGCGGCACTCCACACGTCCAACCCACTTCTTGCGATAGAACCCGTCCAGCACGATGCGGTTCGCGAACACGCACGCTTTAGTAAAGGTGTGAGCGACGCTGGCAAACGCACGCGTGCACTTATCAAGGTGCAAGACGGATGCAGTGCTTTCTGCACCTACTGCATTATCCCATACGTGCGCGGTAGAATGACGAGCCGTCCCCTCAATGACATCGCCGATGAAGCCCGTCGCATCGCTGACAGTGGTATTAAAGAGATCGTCATTACCGGCGTGCATCTCGGTGCTTACGGCGTGGACACCGGTAGAGAAAAAGACATCGCCGACATTTTAGAATACATCCACGACATCGAAGGCATTGAACGTATCCGTTTCAGCTCGATTGAACCGATGTATTTCCCAGATTCCCTTGGTGAGCGGATGGCAGCACTTCCAAAATGCATGCCGCACTTCCATCTCCCGCTCCAAGCAGGCTCAGATGAGGTGTTGCGCCAGATGCGTCGGCGTTACACCACAGGAGAATTCGCACATCTCGTTGAGAACTTACGCCGCGTCTTTGGCGATGATGTCGG from Candidatus Poribacteria bacterium carries:
- the mtaB gene encoding tRNA (N(6)-L-threonylcarbamoyladenosine(37)-C(2))-methylthiotransferase MtaB, whose product is MRTAKLMTMGCKVNQYDTQSMRETLRRNGYTIIDNETSQQQTDLYLINTCTVTNTADQKARQVIRRAIRKHPNAKVLVTGCYAESDREAIEEIPGVTFVFGNREKADFQQYLDVLHTETSSEARLEASPAAALHTSNPLLAIEPVQHDAVREHARFSKGVSDAGKRTRALIKVQDGCSAFCTYCIIPYVRGRMTSRPLNDIADEARRIADSGIKEIVITGVHLGAYGVDTGREKDIADILEYIHDIEGIERIRFSSIEPMYFPDSLGERMAALPKCMPHFHLPLQAGSDEVLRQMRRRYTTGEFAHLVENLRRVFGDDVGITTDIMVGFPGETDAHFEASCQFVEDIGFSQLHVFRYSPRKGTPAATYPDQVSPHVSAARSQTMIALGERLNTAFRQRMLGKQKEVLIEASREGKNNRLAGFTDNYLRVLVDAPESAINQIQRVTLGALEGDCIAAA